The genomic DNA tgaaaaatgtgaaaacctgttaaaacgtgtgaaaacatgttaaaacgtgttaaaacatgttaaaacgtgtgaaaaacgtgaaaagcGTGTataacgtgttaaaacgtgagaaaatttgtgaaaaacgtgttaaaacgtgtaaagaacgtgaaaacgtgtgaaaacgtgtaaaaaacgtgttaaaacgtatgaaaaacgtgtgaaaaacgtgaaaaacatgtgaaaaacgtgaagaatgtgaaaaacgtgaaaaacgtgttaaaacgtgtgaaaaacgtgctaaaacgtgtgaaaatgtgaaaaacgtatgaaaatgtgaaaaacgtgtgaaaaacgtaaaaaacgtgtaaaaaatgtgaaaaaatgtcaaaaacgtattaaacgtgccaaaacgtgaaaacatattttaaaagttaacattttgaaccaatattttattttacaaacattggaattaaaattgaattacaattctatcattttcccaaacataggaattggaattgaattacaattctatcatttttcaaacataggaattgaattgtaattcaatgccaattctcattccaattccaattctccCTCGTCAATCACCCCCCtataagttttataataatgattacttaattcattattaatttaactcaaataataggaatcttacaattaaaattttcaggTTCAAATGGCATGATacataactatatatatacataactataactatatatatataacatatatatatatataatatatatatatatatatatatataatatatatatatatatatatattaaagatgaTGTAGATTCAATCATCAGTTGTTAAAATGTTTGAATAGATACTGTGATTTCGATTTGATTGAGTAAATGGGTTCTATTCCGATTATTTTATGAGATCTATTTGGCTCAAAAAGCAACCTTAGGACATTAATTCAGTGATCGGGTCGACGAATTTGTTTATTTCACAATGCTATTATTATTGTGATATAGAAGATCTTTTCTAAAAAACGGTACTGGAGGCGGTCAATGAACTCATAATACTCTTTATATTTCTTAGGATCTCAGAGctagttaaaattaaattttatgttatgtttgttcgtggataaatatttagtttatgttttcactattatttttcaaatggtTAATTTCATTGTTTGTCTGTGTTTGGTAACAAAGTGAACACTcgtatttttataatattattttaatcattatacTTAAACGActcttgtttatataatattacatttatctcttaaaataaattataaaaaaaatctctacaAAATACATGCATCACCAATAAAATActaaaagtctttttttttcaaacaaacttaatatataatcagAAAATCCTTCACAAAAAATATATCCTCATTAAGAATTTAGGATTACAAAGAGAAGTCATCCTCAAGGAAAATATATATGGACCGTCATTGATAGGAATAGTCAAAATGGATAAACCCAATAGTTCTAACCCAGCCCAAATACATTTCCATGTcttaaaagttaaaacaaaatcgaactaaattttaaaaatgaatttaaattattagtttaatacacaataaaaataaggtttatgtatgatttaaaacatttaaaaaaaataaccaatGTGATTTGgaataaaatggttaaaataacCAAAGTGATTTGGAATAAAATGGTTTGGTTTACCGCTACTTTCCAAATGAAGAAATAAGAGATATAGAAGAtgagaaatgatattctcaacgacaagatagcgaaagcaaggccacgaatcctacgtggccttgccagctaggagagagaaaaaaaattaaaaaaaattaaaattttttatttccccccaaaaccaaaaatcctattatttctatatttctATTTCCCCCAAAACCAAAATcttattctttctctctcttttgtttcattctctctctttctcttttgtttcatttttcctAAACCTACTGGCgattctcttctttcattttcaccGACTTCTCTTCCGATCGATCGAAATGGTAAGACTTCTTCTGTTAATGAAACGTTTTATTTTTTCCCAAAACCAAAACCCCCACGACaatctctctctttatttttcgtTTCCATTTCCCAAAACCCAACCCACTGTCGATGTTACTGAAACGTTTCATCGACTTCTTATCTTCCGATCGAttgaaatataaagtcttttttctttctttcgtttATCTTCCGTTCGAAATGATTGtcatatcaatatttatgtttaacgtTTATGGTTTAGCTGCTGAATCGATTTAGATTAGAGTTCTAAAAGATCTGGATCTTCATacattacaataagattattgacaagaaaagctggtttcgggaccaaaaatgctggtttcgggaccagaaaaactggtttcgggacccgaaatgagtagtttcgggacccgaaacggcaaaaaaaaataatttttttttttttttttttttggaaattagtggtttcgggacccgaaatgagtggttttgggacccgaaatgagtggtttcgggaccagaaatgagtgattttgggacacttttttttaattttttttaatctgaaacattataatgaatcttagaaaatcaaaaataattgaagataatgttattatactagaaatttacagaattaaacatttatttacaatgttacaatctgtcatttatatcacatttaaaatacaacctacaatttgagagatctcaaataatctcatttcttcattaacttgatcaataagaagatttggatcttcatacatgacctaaaaatcaaattaacattacaataagattattggtttatacaaaaataaaatagccataaaagatcgtatagaaaccatttcggagtttgaaatcaccctaaaatggtgatttcgggacaaaaaatgctagtttcgggaccagaaaagctggtttcgggaccagaaaagctggtttcgggacccgaaatgagtagtttcgggacccgaaacggcaaattttttttttttttttttttttttttgaaattagtggtttcgggacccgaaatgagtggtttcgggacccgaaatgagtggtttcgggacccgaaatgagtggttttgggacccgaaatgagtggtttcgggaccagaaatgagtgattttgggacacttttttttaattctttttaatctgaaacattataatgaatcttagaaaatcaaaaataattgaagataatgttattatactagaaatttacagaattaaacatttatttacaatgttacaatctgtcatttatatcacatttaaaatacaacctacaatttgagagatcgaaataatctcatttcttcattaacttgatcaataagaagatttggatcttcatacatgacctaaaaatcaaattaacattacaataagattattggtttatacaaaaataaaatagccataaaagatcgtatagaaaccatttcggagtttgaaatcaccctaaaatggtgatttcgggacaaaaaatgctagtttcgggaccagaaaagctggtttcgggaccagaaaagctggtttcgggacccgaaatgagtagtttcgggacccgaaacggcaaatttttttttttttttttttttttttttttttttttttggaaattagtggtttcgggacccgaaatgagtggtttcgggacccgaaatgagtggttttgggacccgaaatgagtggtttcgggaccagaaatgagtgattttgggacacttttttttaattctttttaatctgaaacattataatgaatcttagaaaatcaaaaataattgaagataatgttattatactagaaatttacagaattaaacatttatttacaatgttacaatctgtcatttatatcacatttaaaatacaacctacaatttgagagatctcaaataatctcatttcttcattaacttgatcaataagaagatttggatcttcatacatgacctaaaaatcaaattaacattacaataagattattggtttatacaaaaataaaatagccataaaagatcgtatagaaaccatttcggagtttgaaatcaccctaaaatggtgatttcgggacaaaaaatgctagtttcgggaccagaaaagctggtttcgggacccgaaatgagtagtttcgggacccgaaacggcaaaaaaaaaaaattttttttttattttttttggaaattagtggttttgggacccgaaatgagtggtttcgggacccgaaatgagtggttttgggacccgaaatgagtggtttcgggacccgaaatgagtggttttgggacccgaaatgagtggtttcgggaccagaaatgagtgattttgggacatttttttttaattttttttaatctgaaacattataatgaatcttagaaaatcaaaaataattgaagataatgttattatactAGAAATTTACAGAATTGaacatttatttacaatgttacaatctgtcatttatatcacatttaaaatacaacctacaatttgagagatctcaaataatctcatttctttattaacttgatcaataagaagatttggatcttcatacatgacctacaaatcaaattaacattacaataagattattggtttatacaaaaataaaatagccataaaagatcgtatagaaaccatttcggagtttgaaatcaccctaaaatggtgatttcgggacaaaaaaatgctagtttcgggaccagaaaagctggtttcgggacccgaaataagtagtttcgggacccgaaacggcaaaaaaaaaaaaaaaaaaaaaaaaatttttttttttttttttttttttggaaattagtggtttcgggacccgaaatgagtggtttcgggacccaaaatgagtggtttcgggacccgaaatgagtggtttcgggacccgaaatgagtggtttcgggaccagaaatgagtgatttcgggaccagaaatgttTTTTCTTACAACCTAATTGAAATTAGTTCTGCAACTAAACCCATAAcaacagccaaacattatataatcatattttcgggtcccgaaatcacatttttgggacccataacagccaaacattatacaatcatactttcgggtctCTAAACCATCCATTTCCGGACTCATAATGCAACAAATACacaataatcatagttttctatcgttaaaatcattaaaatcattaaaatccctaaccctaaccgcaaaaaGCTAAACGATCTTCAAATCTTTAAAATGATCTACGattctaaaaaagaaaatgttatttaCCTTGTCTTTTGAGATCTGGGAGATTTTGAAGTCTTGTATGGAGATGTACCTGGACCACCAGCCTGAAAAGATAGTATGAAGTGAACACGAATGCAGATAATAAAGTGAACATACACGAAAGAGTtctcttaccattttcgatcgaaagaagatgaagaaagtagaagaagtcggggatgccggagagaaaaatcgccagagaagaaaTCGGGGTTCGCCGAAagtgataaatgaaaagaagaaagagagggaagaagaaagagggggaaactgaaatatttaatttttttattttgttttgctttttctctctcctagctggcgtggccttgctttcgctaaccCTTCGTTGGGTTTATCAATACTCATAGAAGATTATGGAAAGATGGCCTTTGAAGgcatatgattaaattattatttttaatatttcttagcattataatattatatatcattttttttagtttataaccAATAACATAGAGATATATGACTAATTGATTGTTAAAAGAAAACTTATGGATTTTAAAATGACAATGTAAGTGTTTAATATGTTCATTTCATCCATCACATGTGAGATGattataaaagtattataattgTCAATGAAtcactttaaataaattagtttgtctagatttgtaaaaaaaaattataaattttgttgtttCACCATGGTATAAaggatattttgttttttattctgATAGTTGTCTAATGTGGGCCTACTCCCAATCTGTCACAAGTCTCAAAATAATAAACACTAATTAACATTTTGTCATTGTATTCTTCAATAAGTCACTTTTTGTATAGAGATATTTGTAGATGTATAGAGAAAATGCTGACCAATAATGGTTGTTTTTATACCTTTCacctttctaaattaaatatcatcctaaaaatattataaaaaagaaatgattaaAAGGAGAGAATTTAAGTaaggaaatattataaaatgttttatttttaaataatttttgaaagggaaaccatttaattatatatatattattagtaataaTCTAATCATATACCTACCATTATAACTTTCCATAATAActcagattttttttaattaataattactcTACATAGTTTTATTTCCATATATCATTGAATTTCAATAACTAAAAATCCAAATTCCTTATAGTATTATTGGAaacaataatttcttataacttcttttcataataaataaaataataataagattaaaatattttacttttttaaataaataaataagaaccTTAACCTAATTAATTGCATGTGAGTGTAGGGCCCATTATGAAATATGGGTTAGTTTGATTCATTCATATTATATGCATTAAAgtttagaaaaatgatagagagcgcgacttgagacagcgactgggagcGCGATGCCTACGTGGTGTGCCTACGTGGATtgacaggtagaatattctctcttcttttattaattattttctctctcctattattaataattagttactggagagaaaataattaatcgcgaaaatagaaatattagataaacatttatttataagtaataaaactaaaaaaatattaataagtcaataaataataaaataataaaaaaaagccataaaaaatatttgataaataaaggaattaaaaagtcataaaaataaaataataataaaagagataaattcataattcaactaatcattgatattaattaggtttagggtttagaatttagtatttagatttagagtttaggatttggagtttagggtttaaggtttagggtttagaatttatttaaacatattattaaaatatttaatgtgagaatttgttgtaaattattgatttattttaaccgttaaaCGAGAAATagtaaatatcaaataaatgagtaaaataataatcgtgagaatatggataaatgagataaattaatttgtagagatagagagaaaaattatttaataaaaggatagagaaattagttaataagaagagagataaaataattaataaaaaaagaatattctacctgtcaacccacgtagcacaccacgtaggcatcgcgctcccagtcgctgtctcagagtcgcgctctctatcattcctctaaagtttaatatttgattaaattaataaaattgaaatcaaactAGCGGTGACTTAGATATGAACAAAATGGACCCTACTAGTTCAGGAGACCGGCCCTCTTTCTCATGATGTTCCATAAGAAAGCGGGAGACTACTTATCTTAAACGTAAAAGCTCCCCCtggatttattattattattattattatcatttagaATTTGAGATTTTGATTGATTTCTGCAATACCCAATGGACGAAGCTTCAATGGGTTCATCAGCAGCGATTCCGGCGGCGGCGTTGTTCTCTTCCAACTCCTTTCTCAGCGATGCAACCGGAGTTGCAGGTAATTAACGTCTCTAgactgtttgtttgtttgtttgtgtaaATGAACTGTTTTGGAGATGGGTTCGATCTCTGTTTTCTGTTTGATTGATTGGTTCATTGATTCATTGACTATTGTGAATAAATTAGATCTATGTattgatgaaataaataaataaaaataataatgcagGAAATGTGTTGGCATTTGTGTTGTTTGTCTCACCCATGTAAGTTGGTTGGtgaaattaatgatttttattattattattagcttTGAATTTGATTGTTGATTCATTGGATGATGCAGTCCTACATTCAGGAGAATTATGAGAAACAAATCAACAGAGCAATTCTCAGGATTGCCTTACATATATTCACTCATGAACTGTTTGATATGTTTATGGTATGGTATGCCAATTGTAACACCTGGTATTATTTTGGTCGCAACTGTCAATACTGTCGGGGCTGTCTTCCAGTTAACCTATACCACCATATTCATCATCTTCGCAGACAGATCCAAAAGGGTAATTGATAAAACATATAACTAAtcaattttgatttatgttaaaatttgatgatgatatGTTGTTAATGATTTAGGTGAAGATGTTGGGACTGTTGTTTGCAGTTTTTTCTGTGTTCCTTATCATAATAGTCTTGAGTTTGAAAGTATTTGATCCTTTAGGCAGACAATTGTTTGTCGGGTACTTGAGTGTGGCTTCTCTCGTATCGATGTTTGCTTCTCCACTTTCTGTCATTGTGAGTTTTTCGAATTATATTTCTTCATTTTACTTCTTCCTTATGACTTATGAGCATATggctaatttgttttttttggatCATGGATGGCAGAATATAGTGATAAAGACTAGTAGTGTTGAGTTCATGCCATTCTATCTTTCTCTCTCGACGTTTTTGATGAGCGTGTCTTTCTTTGCGTATGGAATGTTGAAGTATGATGCTTTCATCTATGTAAGTATCAAAAACACACaccacttaaatatatatacaaggaTTATGGTTAGCTTATAAATGGTGTTTGAACATGATTGATTAGGTACCGAATGGAATTGGCGCAGTTTTGGGAGTCATACAGCTAGGCTTGTATTATTACTACTACAGCAAAAGAGCAAGACCGGACCAAAATGCGTCGAGCCAATCTTTTCTCCAGACCTATGTTTCTGATTGATCTTAATATGACTTGAGAGACagaatatttataaatcaaCCTTAAATTTATGCAATTAATTAAAGTAAGACAAACAAACAGTAGTTGTAGTACTAGAATTAGACAattgattgattgttgttgATGAGCTTCATGTTCTCCAAGAAAGCCTTTCCATTTAATCTACGAGAAAAGAATTCCTTATAGTAGTTTTCCATTTGGATAGTCCTAAACATGGGTTGGTTTTCTGGGCTTTGATCTACAACACTCTTACACGGTCCGACATTGGCTTCAAACTTTGGGTTGAAGAAAACAGCAAGCGATATTCTTTCTTTCTCTGAATTAACCGTTGCTCTGTGTTCAATGCTCTTGTATATCCCATTAGTCATTATCTGGAGAACGTCTCCAATATTGACAACAAGGGCACTTGGGAGAACTGTAACAGGAAGCCAAAGACCTGACTTGTTAACTTGCAAACCCTGAACAGAGTTGACTTGAAGGAGAAAGGTGAGACCGCTGCCATCAGAGTGAGGAGTTAGACCCATGACCAGCTCAGGTTGGGGACAGGGTGGATAATAAGTCATCCTCATCGACCTCATCCCATCTTCAAACATATTCACCATTTCTTTCTCTCCTATTCCAACTGTTCTTCCCATCAATAACAGTAGCTTCATTCCTAAATTCTCCAATCCAGTGAAATAACTCTCAAGGGTATCCCtgattataataatacattaaaGGTAATCCTCCTGATTGATAAAGAAATCGAAGAATTAATACATACCTTAGCGATGGAGGGAGGAGAGGAAGGAGATTAGGGTTCCTCCTATGGAGAGGATTAATGATCAAGTATAATCTGTCAGCCCAATCAATGGTATGATCATCCTTTTGCATGAGTGTGGCTTTAGTTTGTCCATAACCTTCAACATTTCCTTCATTACTACTTACCCTGTATTTCATTTTCTCCTCCAATGGAAGCTTGTAGAATTCCTCAATCTCCTCCTTCACTTTCTCCACCACCTCACCCAATCCATGGTTCACCAGCTGCcatcaaaatcattttattttttttttacttttaaatcaaactaataaTGTGATTATACCTGAAAAATACCCCATTCTTTGCAGATTGAAAAGAAGTTATCTAAATCCAAATGATGTTCAGTGGAGTCATGATGATCATCATCAATTATCTTCTGTAGTTCATTCATGTCTACAACTGGGATTGTTTGATCATGGGGGAGGATTGTTGAACCAGCTGGATTATGATCATTTGGAAGAAGGAATTGTCTTGGGATAGATGTCATTGGATTCTTTGCAAGCTCTTGAACGTTTATCATCGTTGCAGTTTGATCAAGATGATCATTAGatcttgatgatgatgaattagCAGCCATGACAATAAGCTTAAGCTAAAGTTGATTGATCGTGATGAGAGCTGATCATTAATTAATAGATAGATTTATGCTTGTGAACAAACATGAAGATCTATCTATCTGTATATAAGCATGTCAAATCTTTATATGGGAAAAAGGATGTGACATTTGATATGTCTTAAATGCAAGCAATGTGAGCaattacaaattcaaataaaataaagaaaaatcttataaacatgttttgaggtataaaataatttcatttaattctaataatgatttttttttttcttgtaaagatgtttcattaaaaaaatgagacTGAGATTCTCTTACAAAATCtgttattttaattgatgtgAGATCATATGAATGGACTTGAGATCCCAGCcaaatctattaattttttataacaaaacatTTTCTTACAACCTAGTTAATTCTCATCAGACAttcacttttaaataaaaacacaaatctgAAATTCTAGACAAACAGAATTTGTAGAGTAGATCAACAATACATCAATCTGATGTGGGACACTTACCTTTTGATTTCCTGTCCAAACTAAACAAAAAGATTATggctaattttattatttattcatttttttctattttataagtTGAAGATTCGAAATTTGAATTTGGGTTGGCataaattatcttaatattaatcattttaaacttTATCTCAAATTAACTATCTT from Impatiens glandulifera chromosome 9, dImpGla2.1, whole genome shotgun sequence includes the following:
- the LOC124915315 gene encoding bidirectional sugar transporter SWEET2a-like, whose product is MDEASMGSSAAIPAAALFSSNSFLSDATGVAGNVLAFVLFVSPIPTFRRIMRNKSTEQFSGLPYIYSLMNCLICLWYGMPIVTPGIILVATVNTVGAVFQLTYTTIFIIFADRSKRVKMLGLLFAVFSVFLIIIVLSLKVFDPLGRQLFVGYLSVASLVSMFASPLSVINIVIKTSSVEFMPFYLSLSTFLMSVSFFAYGMLKYDAFIYVPNGIGAVLGVIQLGLYYYYYSKRARPDQNASSQSFLQTYVSD
- the LOC124916243 gene encoding codeine O-demethylase-like — encoded protein: MAANSSSSRSNDHLDQTATMINVQELAKNPMTSIPRQFLLPNDHNPAGSTILPHDQTIPVVDMNELQKIIDDDHHDSTEHHLDLDNFFSICKEWGIFQLVNHGLGEVVEKVKEEIEEFYKLPLEEKMKYRVSSNEGNVEGYGQTKATLMQKDDHTIDWADRLYLIINPLHRRNPNLLPLLPPSLRDTLESYFTGLENLGMKLLLLMGRTVGIGEKEMVNMFEDGMRSMRMTYYPPCPQPELVMGLTPHSDGSGLTFLLQVNSVQGLQVNKSGLWLPVTVLPSALVVNIGDVLQIMTNGIYKSIEHRATVNSEKERISLAVFFNPKFEANVGPCKSVVDQSPENQPMFRTIQMENYYKEFFSRRLNGKAFLENMKLINNNQSIV